A single window of Streptomyces sp. NBC_00464 DNA harbors:
- a CDS encoding polysaccharide lyase family protein: MPGQRSIRCPFSSVTWSTGVPPCTQSAGLARAGSCAPSGCRAESHLSGNNEVRRETTMPSPLTRRSALGLIGAAAGTAALSFPAATAFASTPASSSDGPSVTLVDNGTTATLANGIIQFTVVKATAEITDLRLLASSHGNSDTNLLPGGRSGHGYTTINYSGAPGAVGLKNAAYSVITETAERVEISMLDNDPALLGFYLDIRLVLERGRSGLYNYWIIKYPETMPDDLSLGQLRYAYSADDPAFRWFVVDDDRGVQQRPTAEELENGVTLQDSVYALPDGSIYSKYQNKSNLEGDSNVFMMSNGRVGLSLIQANKDWFGGPTRQELTTHDYYKGMILLWHPVSSHYGIDVQPPKGWEKVYGPSYLHVGEVSAGDERTNVATLWEDAKQAAAQEQKSWPYRWITDPTYAATTRSTVSGQLVISSHGPADNGWALLYQPEPDREWQSATLDGNDWQHNGHGYVYSAKIGRDGRFTIPAVRPGTYTLAAFSDGVLGEYRRPGIKVPASSTVSTGTHVWAPTSHGTTLWQIGTPNRSAQEFHISGGKHGYSDTLTWLEYPYDFPAGVDFKVGVDDPATDWNYFHPAVRTPGTPTQLAWRGTTGDSSLETWKIRFDSNGYRRGTGYLDIHLTGAVFGTLAVTLNGTAIASFDPVPGVNRDACSYRLAVRGMHRRLQTISFPANLIHRGENVLALAPAAPAEAPTTDNWMQPMAGVMYDTIRLQVHP; this comes from the coding sequence ATGCCCGGGCAGCGGAGCATTCGCTGCCCCTTCTCCTCAGTCACTTGGTCGACAGGCGTGCCGCCCTGCACGCAGTCGGCCGGCCTGGCACGAGCCGGCTCATGTGCCCCGTCGGGCTGTCGAGCCGAGTCCCACCTCTCAGGCAATAACGAAGTTCGAAGGGAAACAACCATGCCCAGCCCTCTCACCCGCCGCAGCGCGCTTGGTCTCATAGGCGCAGCCGCTGGAACAGCAGCCCTCTCTTTCCCTGCGGCCACCGCGTTCGCCTCCACCCCGGCAAGCTCCTCAGACGGGCCCAGCGTGACGCTCGTCGACAACGGCACCACCGCCACACTCGCCAACGGCATCATCCAGTTCACCGTCGTCAAGGCCACCGCCGAAATCACCGACCTCCGTCTCCTCGCCAGCAGCCACGGCAACAGCGACACCAACCTGCTCCCGGGCGGCCGCAGCGGCCACGGTTACACCACCATCAACTACTCCGGAGCGCCAGGCGCCGTCGGCCTGAAGAACGCCGCCTACAGCGTCATCACTGAAACGGCCGAGCGAGTCGAGATCTCCATGCTCGACAACGACCCCGCGCTGCTTGGCTTCTACCTCGACATCCGTCTGGTCCTCGAGCGCGGGCGATCGGGTCTGTACAACTACTGGATCATCAAGTACCCCGAGACCATGCCCGACGACCTCTCGTTGGGGCAGTTGCGATACGCATACTCCGCCGACGACCCGGCGTTCCGCTGGTTCGTCGTCGACGACGACCGCGGGGTCCAGCAGCGCCCGACCGCGGAAGAGCTGGAGAACGGGGTCACCCTCCAGGACTCGGTCTACGCCCTGCCGGACGGTTCCATCTACTCCAAGTACCAGAACAAGTCGAACCTCGAAGGAGACAGCAATGTCTTCATGATGTCCAACGGCCGGGTGGGTCTCTCCCTCATCCAGGCCAACAAGGACTGGTTCGGCGGCCCGACGCGGCAGGAGCTGACCACCCACGACTATTACAAGGGCATGATCCTGCTCTGGCACCCGGTCTCGAGCCACTACGGCATTGACGTTCAGCCGCCCAAGGGCTGGGAAAAGGTCTACGGCCCCTCCTACCTGCACGTCGGAGAAGTCTCGGCCGGCGACGAGAGGACCAACGTCGCCACTCTCTGGGAGGACGCCAAGCAAGCTGCTGCACAGGAGCAGAAGTCCTGGCCCTACCGGTGGATTACCGATCCCACTTACGCAGCGACCACGCGCTCCACCGTGAGCGGCCAGCTCGTGATCTCGTCCCACGGCCCCGCCGACAACGGCTGGGCGCTGCTCTACCAGCCCGAACCCGACCGCGAATGGCAGAGCGCCACGCTCGACGGCAACGACTGGCAGCACAACGGGCACGGATATGTCTACTCTGCGAAGATCGGCAGGGACGGCCGATTCACCATCCCCGCCGTCCGGCCCGGCACGTACACACTCGCTGCCTTCTCCGATGGCGTTCTCGGCGAATACCGCCGCCCTGGCATCAAGGTGCCTGCGTCCTCAACAGTCAGCACGGGCACCCATGTCTGGGCCCCCACGAGCCACGGCACCACGCTCTGGCAGATAGGCACCCCCAACCGCTCCGCCCAGGAATTCCACATCTCCGGCGGCAAGCACGGCTACAGCGACACCCTGACGTGGCTGGAGTACCCCTACGACTTCCCCGCGGGGGTCGACTTCAAGGTCGGCGTCGACGACCCGGCAACCGATTGGAACTACTTCCACCCCGCCGTCAGGACGCCGGGGACTCCCACCCAGCTGGCGTGGCGCGGCACAACAGGCGACAGCTCCCTCGAAACCTGGAAGATTCGCTTCGACTCCAACGGCTACCGCCGCGGAACCGGCTATCTCGACATCCATCTGACCGGGGCCGTCTTCGGCACACTCGCTGTGACGCTCAATGGCACAGCAATCGCCTCGTTCGATCCCGTCCCCGGTGTGAACCGCGATGCCTGCAGCTACCGACTGGCCGTCCGCGGCATGCACCGTCGGCTCCAGACCATCAGCTTCCCCGCCAACCTCATCCACCGTGGCGAAAACGTCCTGGCTCTTGCCCCCGCGGCACCGGCAGAAGCACCCACGACCGACAATTGGATGCAGCCCATGGCCGGTGTCATGTACGACACCATCCGTCTCCAGGTACACCCCTGA
- a CDS encoding ABC transporter substrate-binding protein, translating into MLVVAAFTLAGTLTACSSSSDDVSSDSKQTIRFVWWGNEDRAAATKKVVAMFEKEHPNIKVQTEFSGYPAYVQKLTTQIAGGAAPDLLQLDRPTFGEYQQKRQLADLTPYVGKSLKTEKIPASLLAGGKADGKQYAMPAGLTTELFVYDKDIFAKAGVSIPEDGWTWKQFAADMTKVHTKTGQAGASDFGWSADLFETWLHQQGKALYTSSTELGFTKDDLAKYWNMLGSLRQKKGITSAEVTTKSDGSVQNSPLIAKESASETSYDSGVSSYVSSYQGGELGLAPLPSDSTTASGMPALPPVYYGVSKQSSHKEAAALLLNFLVNDAEASKILGTTRGTPPNSDNKNAVCAQATGPDKQTCDFQTKVADRLMPSDSWFWPSGSAALKSDFQRVYDDVIFGKTSVSAGADKVVENAEQGLDR; encoded by the coding sequence GTGCTTGTCGTAGCCGCCTTCACCCTGGCGGGAACGCTCACCGCGTGTTCGTCGTCGTCGGACGACGTCAGCAGTGACTCCAAACAGACCATCCGCTTCGTCTGGTGGGGCAACGAGGACCGAGCGGCAGCCACCAAGAAGGTGGTGGCCATGTTCGAGAAGGAACACCCGAACATCAAGGTCCAGACCGAGTTCAGCGGATACCCCGCCTACGTACAGAAGCTGACCACGCAGATCGCCGGCGGTGCCGCGCCGGACCTGCTGCAGTTGGACCGCCCCACTTTCGGCGAGTACCAGCAAAAGCGCCAGCTTGCCGACCTGACGCCCTACGTCGGCAAGTCACTCAAGACCGAGAAGATCCCCGCCAGCCTCCTTGCCGGTGGCAAGGCCGACGGCAAGCAGTACGCGATGCCCGCCGGGCTCACGACCGAGCTCTTCGTCTACGACAAGGACATCTTTGCCAAGGCCGGCGTGAGTATCCCCGAAGACGGCTGGACGTGGAAGCAGTTCGCCGCTGACATGACCAAGGTCCACACCAAGACCGGCCAGGCGGGGGCGTCGGACTTCGGCTGGTCGGCAGACTTGTTCGAGACATGGCTTCACCAGCAGGGCAAGGCCCTCTACACCAGCAGCACGGAGCTTGGCTTCACCAAGGACGACCTCGCCAAGTACTGGAACATGCTGGGGTCCTTGCGCCAGAAGAAGGGCATCACCTCCGCCGAGGTCACCACCAAGTCAGATGGCTCGGTTCAGAACTCCCCTCTGATCGCCAAGGAATCGGCCTCGGAGACCTCCTACGACTCCGGGGTGTCCAGCTACGTCTCCAGCTACCAGGGTGGCGAGCTCGGACTCGCGCCTCTGCCGAGCGACAGCACAACCGCGTCCGGCATGCCTGCGCTGCCGCCGGTGTACTACGGGGTCAGCAAGCAGTCCTCTCACAAGGAAGCCGCCGCACTTCTGCTGAATTTCCTTGTCAACGACGCCGAGGCCAGCAAGATCCTGGGGACGACCCGCGGCACACCGCCCAACTCCGACAACAAGAACGCTGTATGTGCTCAGGCAACCGGTCCTGACAAGCAGACATGCGACTTCCAGACGAAGGTGGCCGACCGGCTCATGCCGTCGGATTCCTGGTTCTGGCCCAGCGGTAGCGCTGCGCTCAAGTCCGACTTCCAGCGGGTCTACGACGACGTGATCTTCGGCAAGACAAGCGTGTCCGCCGGCGCGGACAAGGTCGTGGAGAACGCCGAGCAGGGTCTGGACAGGTAA
- a CDS encoding LacI family DNA-binding transcriptional regulator encodes MAKQRITIEDVAQAAGVSRQTVTRAMNDMAEIRPETRQRVLEAAEALGYRPSRFASNLASRQRSHAIGLVIASFRNPYYTELAAEVLDVATARGWQVVVCSREQGTDLELISTLAGQVDAIFGYFVAPDQASLAAAARGVPVVMFERTAAVPGLHSVDLDFEQGLEELLTELRNRGASRFGLIESDAATGPSPYEPTQRRRAYEKLAGPESLPSIVVAEESMRGGADGFKRLWNSSPGLDAVLVFNDLMAMGAVHSAHTLGVSIPADVRIVGIDGLSLGSVTTPSLSTLSIDRLAVAKAAADIVDTLIKKHDAGPHESIVRTVTPRPLWRESA; translated from the coding sequence GTGGCCAAACAGCGGATCACGATCGAGGACGTAGCCCAGGCGGCTGGGGTCTCACGCCAGACCGTCACACGGGCCATGAACGACATGGCGGAGATCAGGCCCGAGACCCGGCAGCGCGTACTGGAAGCGGCGGAAGCACTCGGGTATCGCCCGAGCCGGTTCGCCAGCAACCTTGCCTCACGCCAGAGGAGCCACGCGATCGGACTCGTGATCGCTTCTTTCCGCAATCCGTACTACACGGAGCTGGCCGCAGAGGTTCTGGACGTCGCCACGGCTCGCGGCTGGCAAGTGGTCGTGTGCTCGCGCGAGCAGGGCACCGATCTCGAACTGATCTCCACGCTGGCCGGGCAGGTGGATGCCATATTCGGCTACTTCGTCGCCCCTGACCAGGCCTCCCTGGCAGCCGCCGCCCGGGGGGTCCCTGTGGTGATGTTCGAGCGAACAGCCGCCGTGCCCGGGCTGCACTCGGTCGACCTCGACTTCGAGCAAGGGCTCGAAGAGCTACTGACAGAGCTCAGGAATCGCGGCGCCTCCCGCTTCGGCCTCATCGAATCCGACGCCGCAACGGGCCCCAGCCCGTATGAGCCCACACAGCGCCGACGCGCGTACGAGAAGCTTGCGGGACCCGAGTCCCTCCCCTCGATCGTCGTGGCCGAGGAGTCGATGCGCGGCGGGGCCGACGGCTTCAAGCGGTTGTGGAATTCCTCCCCCGGGCTCGACGCAGTGCTCGTGTTCAACGACCTCATGGCAATGGGAGCCGTCCACAGCGCCCACACGCTTGGCGTTTCCATCCCCGCCGACGTACGCATCGTGGGCATCGACGGACTCTCGCTCGGCAGCGTCACCACGCCCTCACTGTCCACGCTGTCCATCGACCGACTCGCCGTGGCAAAAGCAGCAGCGGACATCGTCGACACGCTCATCAAGAAGCATGATGCCGGGCCGCACGAGTCGATCGTCCGCACGGTCACTCCACGACCCCTGTGGCGCGAATCCGCCTGA
- a CDS encoding ABC transporter substrate-binding protein codes for MLVVAAFTLAGTLTACSSSSDDVSSDSKQTIRFVWWGNEDRAAATKKVVAMFEKEHPNIKVQTEFSGYPAYVQKLTTQIAGGAAPDLLQLDRPTFGEYQQKRQLADLTPYVGKSLKTEKIPASLLAGGKADGKQYAMPAGLTTELFVYDKDIFAKAGVSIPEDGWTWKQFAADMTKVHTKTGQAGTTDFGWAIDWFESWLHQNGKQLYTSDRKLGFTEGDLEQYWSMLASMRKQKAVTAAEDTTKMDGSAQNSALVAKQSSSEIAYDSSVTSYVSTYQGKLGYAPLPSDSKTESGMAALPPVYYGVAKTSSHKDAAALLLDFILNDPEAGKALGATRGTPPNSDVAKTVCSSAASADKEVCDFQAKVSDKLSPSDTWLWPSGSSAIKSDFQRIYDDVIFGKSSVSAGAAKVVENAKQSLGQ; via the coding sequence GTGCTTGTCGTAGCCGCCTTCACCCTGGCGGGAACGCTCACCGCGTGTTCGTCGTCGTCGGACGACGTCAGCAGTGACTCCAAACAGACCATCCGCTTCGTCTGGTGGGGCAACGAGGACCGAGCGGCAGCCACCAAGAAGGTGGTGGCCATGTTCGAGAAGGAACACCCGAACATCAAGGTCCAGACCGAGTTCAGCGGATACCCCGCCTACGTACAGAAGCTGACCACGCAGATCGCCGGCGGTGCCGCGCCGGACCTGCTGCAGTTGGACCGCCCCACTTTCGGCGAGTACCAGCAAAAGCGCCAGCTTGCCGACCTGACGCCCTACGTCGGCAAGTCACTCAAGACCGAGAAGATCCCCGCCAGCCTCCTTGCCGGTGGCAAGGCCGACGGCAAGCAGTACGCGATGCCCGCCGGGCTCACGACCGAGCTCTTCGTCTACGACAAGGACATCTTTGCCAAGGCCGGCGTGAGTATCCCCGAAGACGGCTGGACGTGGAAGCAGTTCGCCGCTGACATGACCAAGGTCCACACCAAGACCGGCCAGGCGGGTACCACAGACTTCGGCTGGGCGATCGACTGGTTCGAGAGCTGGCTGCACCAGAACGGTAAGCAGCTCTACACCAGCGACCGCAAGCTCGGCTTCACCGAGGGTGACCTCGAGCAGTACTGGAGCATGCTTGCTTCAATGCGGAAGCAGAAGGCTGTGACTGCTGCTGAGGACACCACGAAGATGGACGGCTCGGCGCAGAACTCGGCGCTCGTGGCGAAGCAGTCCAGCTCCGAGATCGCATACGACTCCAGCGTGACCAGCTACGTGTCGACCTACCAGGGGAAGCTGGGATACGCGCCACTGCCGAGCGACAGCAAGACGGAATCGGGCATGGCTGCCCTGCCTCCCGTCTACTACGGCGTCGCCAAGACGTCGTCCCACAAGGACGCGGCCGCGCTTCTGCTCGACTTCATTCTCAACGATCCCGAAGCGGGCAAGGCGCTCGGGGCCACTCGCGGTACGCCTCCGAACTCCGATGTCGCGAAGACCGTATGCTCCTCGGCCGCCAGTGCCGACAAGGAGGTCTGTGACTTCCAGGCCAAGGTCTCGGACAAGCTCAGCCCCTCCGATACCTGGCTGTGGCCGAGTGGGAGCTCGGCCATCAAGTCCGACTTCCAGCGGATCTACGACGACGTGATCTTCGGAAAGAGCAGCGTTTCCGCGGGCGCGGCGAAGGTTGTCGAGAACGCCAAGCAGTCCCTCGGACAGTAA
- a CDS encoding carbohydrate ABC transporter permease, whose product MPTIARARSVGERAEASAAKVPAQPPQRRRQRSGAAYVFLSPWLIGAALLTVGPMLASLYLSFTDYNLFDTPRWVGLRNFERMFTQDDRYWNSVWVTVKFALISVPLKLAVALGIALLLNKPRRGTAFYRSAFYAPSLLGASVSVALVWRSLFGSNGAVDHFLGIFGIHVGSLVDQPRYALLTVIALAVWQFGAPMVIFLAGLKQVPSELYEAAALDGAGPARRFFSVTLPMITPVLLFNLVLEIIQAFQSFTGAFVIGSGRGGPSDSALLYTLYLYQRGFNNFEMGYASAMAWVLLVVIAIITVLLFRSSRKWVFYAGEGTR is encoded by the coding sequence ATGCCAACCATCGCACGGGCTCGTTCCGTAGGAGAGCGAGCCGAGGCCTCCGCGGCCAAAGTGCCAGCACAACCGCCCCAGCGCCGGCGACAGCGGAGCGGAGCAGCGTATGTCTTCCTCTCGCCATGGCTCATCGGTGCGGCGCTGCTGACCGTCGGCCCCATGCTGGCCTCGCTCTACCTGTCCTTCACCGACTACAACCTCTTCGACACCCCCCGGTGGGTCGGCCTGCGGAACTTCGAGCGCATGTTCACCCAGGATGACCGCTACTGGAACTCCGTTTGGGTCACCGTGAAGTTCGCGCTGATATCGGTGCCGCTCAAACTCGCTGTCGCACTCGGCATCGCGCTGCTCCTCAACAAGCCGCGACGCGGAACAGCGTTCTACCGTTCCGCCTTCTATGCGCCGTCGCTCTTGGGCGCCAGTGTCAGCGTGGCACTCGTCTGGCGTTCCCTGTTCGGATCCAACGGCGCGGTCGACCACTTCCTGGGCATCTTCGGCATCCACGTCGGCAGCCTGGTCGACCAGCCCCGCTACGCGCTGCTCACCGTGATCGCGCTTGCGGTCTGGCAGTTCGGGGCACCGATGGTGATCTTCCTGGCTGGCTTGAAGCAGGTACCCAGTGAGCTCTACGAGGCGGCGGCCCTGGACGGTGCCGGCCCGGCTCGACGCTTCTTTTCGGTCACGTTGCCCATGATCACTCCGGTGCTCCTGTTCAACCTCGTTCTGGAGATCATCCAGGCGTTCCAGTCGTTCACCGGCGCCTTCGTCATCGGTAGCGGACGCGGAGGTCCCAGTGACTCGGCGCTCCTCTACACGCTCTACCTGTACCAGCGCGGCTTCAACAACTTCGAGATGGGCTACGCCTCTGCCATGGCCTGGGTGCTGCTCGTCGTGATCGCCATCATTACCGTCCTGCTGTTCCGCAGCTCGCGGAAGTGGGTCTTCTATGCCGGGGAGGGAACCCGATGA
- a CDS encoding carbohydrate ABC transporter permease gives MSVQTAAPAPSTSVTKPRGPAARSALWHVTVIVLVLALMYPVLWLVSSSFKPANEVLSNLSLLPDHGTASNYSQVFDGVAGYSVWRYFGNSLLVSGLAVIGNVLSCALAGYVFGRLQFRGRGPLFAFMLSTIMLPHHVVLIPQYIIFQKLDMVNTFWPLVLPKFFATDAFFVFLMVQFVRGLPKELDESATIDGCGPFRTFWYVILPLLRPAIITTSIFTFIWTWNDFFSQLIYLNDPSKFTLPLGLQMYVDQTSQSAFGPMFAMSVLALIPIGLFFIAFQRFIVDGVSTSGLKG, from the coding sequence ATGAGTGTCCAGACAGCGGCTCCTGCTCCCTCCACCTCAGTCACCAAACCGCGGGGTCCCGCAGCGCGCAGCGCGCTGTGGCACGTGACGGTCATCGTGCTGGTCCTGGCGCTGATGTACCCCGTGCTGTGGCTTGTCTCCAGCTCGTTCAAGCCGGCCAACGAGGTGCTTTCCAACCTCTCGTTGCTCCCCGACCACGGCACCGCCTCCAACTACAGCCAGGTGTTCGACGGCGTAGCCGGCTACAGCGTGTGGCGGTACTTCGGTAACTCGCTGCTGGTCTCCGGGCTTGCCGTTATCGGCAATGTCCTGTCCTGCGCGCTGGCCGGATACGTGTTCGGCCGGCTGCAGTTCCGCGGCCGAGGACCGCTCTTCGCCTTCATGCTCTCCACGATCATGCTGCCGCACCACGTCGTGCTGATCCCGCAGTACATCATCTTCCAGAAGCTCGACATGGTGAACACGTTCTGGCCGCTGGTGCTGCCGAAGTTCTTCGCCACGGATGCCTTCTTTGTCTTCCTGATGGTGCAGTTCGTACGCGGCCTTCCCAAGGAACTGGACGAGAGTGCCACCATCGACGGGTGCGGACCGTTCCGCACCTTCTGGTACGTGATCCTTCCGCTGCTGCGACCGGCCATCATCACGACGTCGATCTTTACGTTCATCTGGACCTGGAACGACTTCTTCAGCCAGCTGATCTACCTGAACGACCCGTCGAAGTTCACGCTGCCGCTCGGCCTGCAGATGTACGTAGACCAGACCAGCCAGTCGGCATTCGGACCGATGTTCGCCATGTCCGTCCTAGCCCTCATTCCCATCGGGCTCTTCTTCATCGCCTTCCAGCGCTTCATCGTCGACGGCGTCTCCACCTCGGGCCTGAAGGGCTGA
- a CDS encoding Gfo/Idh/MocA family protein, whose translation MTRTIVLAGAAGYGGTYLREIAELEARGRVRLVGLCDLHPLDTDTHKQFGDRPFDSRLDRLLAETKPDLAIVATPIHTHLPLSRHVLNAGSHLLLEKPPAPSAAEWREVLTLARHKGLSCQVGFQSLGSGAYARLAKLMAAGELGEIRGIGCYGAWSRDAAYYQRAAWAGRRELDGVPVADGALTNPFAHAVATALALDRSTGWDDVADLDAELLRVRDIQVDDTSCLRLRTRHNTVITIAVTLAAQTPTEPVVVVHGTQRRAELHYTRDLLVLDGQLEHHGRTSPLENLLAHLDDGARLQCDIEACGAFTRVLEHINATPAPRLISEQWLTREGDGPTARTHIPGVEQAVRASAEKLATFTELAESWAL comes from the coding sequence GTGACCAGGACGATCGTGCTCGCGGGTGCGGCGGGATACGGCGGCACCTACCTGCGTGAGATCGCCGAGCTGGAAGCACGGGGGCGCGTTCGTCTTGTGGGGCTGTGCGATCTGCACCCCTTGGACACGGACACGCACAAGCAGTTCGGTGACCGGCCCTTCGATAGCCGCCTCGATCGCCTTCTCGCCGAGACCAAACCTGACCTGGCCATCGTCGCCACCCCCATCCACACCCACCTGCCCTTGAGCCGGCACGTGCTGAACGCCGGCAGCCACCTGTTGCTGGAGAAGCCGCCCGCCCCGAGTGCCGCCGAATGGCGCGAGGTCCTGACGCTCGCCCGGCACAAGGGCCTGAGCTGCCAGGTCGGCTTCCAGAGCCTCGGCTCCGGGGCCTACGCCCGGCTCGCCAAGCTGATGGCCGCCGGGGAACTCGGGGAGATCCGCGGCATCGGCTGCTACGGCGCGTGGTCACGCGACGCTGCGTACTACCAGCGTGCCGCCTGGGCCGGTCGACGGGAGCTCGACGGTGTCCCCGTCGCGGACGGCGCACTGACCAACCCCTTCGCCCACGCCGTGGCCACAGCTCTGGCCCTGGACCGCAGCACCGGTTGGGACGACGTGGCCGACCTGGACGCGGAACTCCTGCGGGTCCGCGACATTCAGGTCGATGACACCTCATGCCTTCGGCTGAGGACCCGACACAACACGGTGATCACCATTGCGGTCACCCTTGCCGCGCAAACGCCCACGGAACCGGTCGTCGTCGTCCACGGCACCCAGCGCAGAGCAGAGCTGCACTACACGCGCGACCTCCTGGTGCTCGACGGACAGCTCGAGCACCACGGTCGCACCTCCCCGCTGGAGAACCTCCTGGCGCACCTGGACGACGGGGCCCGACTCCAGTGCGACATCGAGGCGTGTGGCGCGTTCACACGAGTCCTCGAGCACATCAATGCCACCCCTGCACCCAGGCTGATCAGCGAACAATGGCTCACGCGCGAAGGTGACGGACCCACGGCCCGGACTCACATCCCTGGCGTGGAGCAAGCGGTTCGTGCGTCGGCCGAGAAACTTGCGACGTTTACGGAGCTCGCCGAGTCATGGGCGCTCTGA
- a CDS encoding polysaccharide lyase family protein, whose translation MSSPIARRTVLGLMGAAALSIPHATAAVASGPAPAVAGPDVTLVDNGSSVTLSNGLIQFTVVKSTARITDLRLLAGPQADSSTNLFAGAHGNGYTEFNYSGAPKAVALTGAVFSVVSQTSDRVEISMLADDPSSLGFYVDIRMAIERGRPGIYNYWIVKYPEDMPDGLTLTQLRYAYAADTPAFRWFVVDDERGVQQRPTAAELKEAVTLQDSTVVLPDGTLYSKYQNKSNLEGDNHVFMISDGKVGLSLVQASKESFGSPTRQELTCHDYYDGMILLWHPIASHYTANVEVSRGWAKVYGPSYLHVSGTAVGDERANVEALWKDAKRAAAREQAEWPYKWITDATYAATERSTVSGKLSIASLGTVANGWAVLYQPEPDRQYQEITLDGNDWQYAGRGYVYAAKIAPNGRFAIPAVRPGTYTLAAFAKGAMGEYRHSGIKVPAAATVNVGNHVWKPTSHGKTLWQIGNPDRTSQDFHIHGGDNGYYKSLTWLEYPYEFPNGVDFKVGVDDPATDWNYFHPAVRTPGTPAQLQWRGTNPDSTLEAWKIRFDARRYRRGTGYLDISLAASVFSTLAVTLNGEEIASFAPVPGVRGDGSSYRLAARAAHRQLPTITFPAGLIRAGENVLTLTPVSPAEAPTADNWMQPMSGVMYDAIRLQVDRT comes from the coding sequence ATGTCTTCTCCGATAGCCCGACGCACTGTGCTCGGCCTGATGGGCGCAGCAGCCTTGTCGATTCCGCACGCCACCGCCGCTGTCGCATCAGGGCCTGCGCCGGCAGTGGCCGGACCCGACGTCACGCTCGTGGACAACGGCAGTTCCGTCACCCTGTCGAATGGCCTCATCCAGTTCACCGTCGTCAAGAGCACCGCGAGGATCACCGATCTTCGCCTGCTCGCCGGGCCTCAGGCGGACAGCAGCACCAACCTGTTCGCAGGTGCTCACGGCAATGGCTACACGGAGTTCAACTACTCCGGCGCGCCGAAGGCCGTGGCCCTCACCGGCGCCGTTTTCAGCGTCGTCTCGCAGACGTCCGACCGTGTCGAGATATCCATGCTCGCTGACGATCCCTCGAGCCTGGGCTTCTACGTGGACATCCGGATGGCCATCGAACGCGGTCGGCCCGGCATCTACAACTACTGGATCGTCAAGTACCCCGAGGACATGCCGGACGGCCTCACTCTCACCCAACTCCGTTATGCCTACGCCGCGGACACTCCGGCTTTCCGCTGGTTCGTCGTGGATGACGAGCGCGGTGTCCAGCAACGCCCGACCGCAGCTGAGCTCAAGGAAGCCGTCACTCTCCAGGACTCCACCGTCGTCCTCCCTGACGGCACCCTTTACTCCAAGTACCAGAACAAGTCGAACCTTGAAGGCGACAACCACGTCTTCATGATCTCCGACGGCAAGGTCGGACTCTCTCTCGTGCAGGCGAGCAAGGAGTCCTTCGGAAGTCCCACGCGTCAGGAACTGACCTGCCACGACTACTACGACGGCATGATTCTGCTCTGGCACCCGATCGCGAGCCACTACACGGCGAACGTGGAGGTCTCCAGGGGATGGGCGAAGGTCTACGGGCCCTCGTACCTCCACGTCAGCGGGACTGCGGTCGGAGACGAGCGGGCGAATGTCGAAGCCCTGTGGAAGGACGCCAAGCGGGCCGCCGCACGTGAGCAGGCGGAATGGCCGTACAAGTGGATCACGGACGCCACCTACGCCGCCACTGAGCGGTCCACCGTCAGCGGCAAGCTGTCCATCGCCTCGCTCGGCACCGTCGCCAACGGCTGGGCCGTGCTCTACCAGCCCGAGCCCGACCGTCAGTACCAAGAGATCACCCTCGACGGAAACGACTGGCAGTACGCCGGCCGCGGATACGTCTACGCTGCGAAGATCGCCCCGAACGGCCGATTCGCCATCCCTGCGGTTCGGCCCGGAACATACACCCTCGCCGCATTCGCGAAGGGCGCCATGGGCGAGTACCGGCACTCGGGCATCAAGGTTCCGGCCGCGGCCACCGTCAACGTGGGCAACCACGTCTGGAAGCCGACCAGCCATGGCAAGACCCTCTGGCAGATCGGCAACCCGGACCGCACGTCCCAGGACTTCCACATCCATGGTGGCGACAACGGCTACTACAAGTCCCTCACCTGGCTCGAGTACCCGTACGAGTTCCCCAACGGAGTCGACTTCAAGGTCGGCGTCGACGATCCGGCGACCGACTGGAACTACTTCCATCCTGCGGTCAGGACCCCAGGGACCCCCGCCCAGCTGCAGTGGCGAGGAACCAATCCGGACAGCACGCTCGAAGCCTGGAAGATCCGGTTCGACGCCCGGCGCTACCGGCGCGGCACCGGCTACCTCGACATCTCCCTGGCCGCTTCGGTTTTCAGCACCCTGGCCGTGACTCTCAACGGCGAGGAGATCGCCTCCTTCGCACCCGTCCCCGGAGTCCGGGGAGACGGCAGCTCCTACCGTCTCGCGGCGCGGGCAGCACACCGTCAGCTCCCCACCATCACGTTCCCCGCCGGCCTCATCCGGGCCGGCGAGAACGTTCTGACCCTCACGCCTGTAAGCCCCGCCGAGGCTCCGACGGCCGACAACTGGATGCAGCCCATGTCCGGTGTCATGTACGACGCGATCAGGCTGCAGGTCGACAGGACCTGA